Within the Rosa rugosa chromosome 2, drRosRugo1.1, whole genome shotgun sequence genome, the region TGTCTTACTGCTGTCCATATTCTCACCAATATGAACCTTACCCGCGTAAACCTTCTTGAGATAATCCCAGGTCTCTTTGCTGTTCATATTCTCACCGGCACTAGCCAATACATGAACCAACACATGATCAGCAAGATGTAGCTCTATAAAGCTCTTTGCCTTCTTGTCCATCTTCTGCCAAACCTTGTCTGCCATATCAGCTGCCTTATTCTCTATCCCGAGAATAGCCTCGTACAGACCTTGTAGAATCAAGACACTTttcatcttcctctgccatAATGTGAAGTTATCCTTCCCATTCAACATAATGGGCATCACATTGCTGCCTGCGTTtgccttgtcatctgccatCTCAGAAACACCTtgaacctggctctgataccactttgtaGTAAATATGCACCTTTTACCCAGAATCTTGTTTCTCTTTATAGGCTTATGACTGTGCAAACAATAATaggatgatgatgcaaaatATCACAGCAAGAACATAAGGAAACCACAGCACACACGAACACAGAATTTTATAGAGGTTCGAcaaaaactttgcctacgtcctctgtgtgatctctcttgagaatcactagcactatggagaataacaacttgattacaagtacttattgaaatccctatgctaatccccaacccctttgctagatctctctatcacccttGGCTCTCCCTGCCCCTGTGTTTGTATTTTAACTGAGAACTCTCTGAGAtctctctttgatctcttctctgATCTGAGGACACACTATATGAGCTCCCTgcagccctatttatagattataggtgctggttacaaacatgtcacattaggattcctaaaactattagaacaaggaaagagagctagcttttctattcctaactagaatagaacttactttccaggtctaaatcaataggaataactcttcctattccaaaacccattaggaTACTAGAAGAATTCCTGTGCGCACTAATCTTCATTTACCCATCTGGTTTGGCCTTGAATCCTAATCAACTTAGACATATCAAcgagccaaattcacaacacCACATTCATACTGCCAAACTCTAGCAATGTGGTTATGCTTCTCAGTTCTACTTTGCGCGCACCTGAGTATCTGAACTTCAATACTAGTCGTGCCTTAACTGCAGGCATTTGTCTGTTTTTGTCTGGAACATCTTACACCATCTGGTATGTAATTTTCAAATGTATTAAGTAGTATGATTCATTTTGCAGATTCAATGTCAGTCTGGAATCTTCTTAGAGAATTCCGCATTCGGAAGGTTCACATGGCTGTGGTTCTCAACGAATATGGTGGAACTGTAGGGGTATGTTATGTCGTCATTTTAGTTTAGTATGTCCAATGCTGCTGTTAAGATTTCAACAAGTTACGCAACCTGCCTCCTAAGTTGTTTTGTGGTGAAACAGATAATTACCCTAGAAGATGTGGTGGAGGAAATTGTTGGTGAAATATTTGATGAAAATGATTCCAAGGTATGTTCTTTCGTCTACCTCTCTGATATGTCGTTGACAATGAAAGCGGCAAAGGGCACAACCCATAGACACAACTAATTTACAAAACTATTAGATgtaaacaattaaacaaatcTTTTTGGTCCCAGAAAATTTATGCTTAAGAAATGAGCCTTCTTTTTTATAGGGAAAGTAAATGAGCCTTCACTCCATACACACAAAACTATGCTTTATTGCTTTTGGGATTGTATTAAGGATCTTATTATAAGGATTTAATTAGACTCTTATTTCAACAGTAGGAGGTTTTATGATGAAGATTTAAAATGTCGGTTTAAGTTTAAATACTGATCCAATGATGGAATCAGCGTATTTATTTAATCCTTCATAAGGTCCTTATTGGAGAAGCCAATCATGGTGTTGATATTTTGACAGAATCAGCTGTTGTACTTCTGACTGGTTGATAACTTACCATTTTCGTACTTATTGAAATTGTTGATTCTGGAACAGGAGGAGATTCAGAAAAAAACTGGCTACATCGTAATGCGTGCAGAGGGAGTATTTGATGTGGATGCAAACACATCAATAGACCAGCTCTCTGAAGATCTAAATGTGAAAATGCCCGAGGTATTTATCCTTTTGAGTTCTAAATACTGAGtattggtcttgaaatctataTATAGGTATACCATTTCTATTTTCTCCCGACTTTTTTATCATCATCAGCAATTTCATAGTTAATAATTCTGTTTGTGGCATTTGTTCGTCTGCTGATATTGGCTTTGAACATTAGTTTCTAGTTCCTACTCTATTCATAATGGATAATGCTAAAGAGACCACATTTTAACTACAGTTGAGGTGTATCTAGCTTGTGCATTCTTATTGCAATATTGTATTGGAACAAAATACAACTAGAACATTAGATAAAGTTTTGATGTTTTTTACTGTTTACAAGTAGAACTATGTTAGAAAGCACCTAGGAGGCACAGTGCATTACATTGTCAAGGCTTCCTTGGTCCAGTAGTTCCTCGATAATTCATTGTCACTGAGCTCAAGGACCATATATTCGATGTCTTTGAAGGCTCTCTGGTTTTATTTAAGCCAAGTAGTCCATAAACACACAGTGGCAGAAACCTTTTATATCTTGTACATCTGTGAGGCAGCAAAGTTCTCAGGCCATCCTAATAGCAGAAACTTGCAACAGAATGGgggagaacagaaaaaaaaaaaacaattccaAACCCCACTATACAGCGAACAATCAAGGGCCTATTGCATCTTCAGTGTCTATGCTATGTTTAGATTGTAgttttgctttctttgtttcaaactaaaatcgtgaaattcataaCACTGGGACCAAAAGCACAGTTGTCCAAACCATCAAGTAATCCACAGCACTACCTTAGTCTTGTGCAAGCAGCAAAGCTGAACAATAATCATTAGTTAAAACCTTCTGATGAATAGTTATCCACATTGATGTAGCAGCTCTTATCAATGGTTGATCGATCTTATATATGTAGCTGTTGATTTGAATTTAAAGAGCACAAGTATGCAATGGATACGCATTTTAATAGTTTACTTGCATGGTTTATACTCGCTTTATAGTTAGGCTTAATTGCCAATATGCTTCCTGAACTTGGCCATATTTGTCAATTTGCACCTCGAACTTGGAATTTTAAAGAGCACAAGTATGCAATGGATACGCATTTGAATAGTTTACTTGCATGGTTTATACTCGCTTTATAGTTAGGCTTAATTGCCAATATGCTTCCTGAACTTGGCCATATTTGTCAATTTGCACCTCGAACTTGGAATTGCGAAAATTAGCACATTTTACTTGGCAGAAATCGTCAATTTACACCCTCTCTGCCTAATTAGGGATTTCTCATCCATAATTCCGTCGAATTAAGGATTCTCCATCCATAATTGCTTCAATTCACACTCTCCATTGAATTAAGGATTTTCCATCCATCTTTTCaatcatcttattttctttttcttctaaaatGTTTTGCAAAAttatttgattttctttatttgttatttATAATCTTTAGTTTGTCATGTGGTTGGTAGCCACATTGGCAAACAAATAGATCCTATAAGTGCGGAAGTGCCACATCACTTGCTAACGGAAATATAGATGGGAAGTGTTGTTTTGACGGAGGGTGAAAATTGACAATTTATGCCAAGTAAATATGTTAGTTATTGCAATTGCAAGTTTGGGGTGCAAAATGACAATTATGACCCAGTTCAGGGGGCATATTACTGGGTCATAATTGCACTTAAGCCTGATAATTATGATTATGACCAAGTCTGAACTGCAGTATTACAAAACCTTGTAAATGTCTGCTCAATGTTGATTATCAGAGCATAAACATATACAGAAAGTGTTTCTTTTTTCCTGTTCGGAtgtgttttctttttcaatatgaACAAGATTATATGGATTGAATCACATACTCCATCAATTGCTCTATGCAAAGCTGCACATTGACCTCTCACTTTTCACTTGATGTTTGCAGGGTCATCAATATGAGACGGTATCAGGATTTATATGTGAAGCATTTGGATATATTCCAAGGACGGGTGAGAGCATCAAAGTAGTTCttgaaaaggaaaatgaagaggagaatgatgaatccaaatccgaaaagcaggagaaaaaagaaaagcaccAAATATTTAAACTTGAGGTACGATGTTGACTATCTTGCTATATATAAATGCAAATGCATTACATGTTGCAGACATAGTTGAGTGCCATTTCAACAATAGCCTTGCATGTGTTTAGATGATCTTCAGATGGCCAATGATTATTGCAGATGCCATAAATAACTAGCATTTCCATAACCCTAATGCCAATTCCCAGTGCCACCACAGCATTTTCTACAAAACCTGGGCAGAATCTCGTTCAGCGCCTTGGGTTCTGAGACTAAGCCTCATCCAAACCCAATTTTCTTGCTTATACAAAACTTATACTAAAGAGTAAtgggtgatttttttttttaaattaacaGAAGGGTGTACTTGGGGGAAATAAAAGCTAGGGTAGTAGATTGACAATTTATTATTCCAACTATTGAGCCTAGAAAGCAAAATTAAGACTTTGTCTTGAATACAGATTCTAGCTGGAAATGCCAGAAAGGTTGGTGCTGTTCGATTTGAAAGGTTAGAAAATGATACTGCTACATTGGAGACCAAGGAGGTTGCCCGCTTGGTTCCCAAAATCGTGAAAAGGAAGTCCAGTAGTGGTCACGACTCAGATGGTGGAGAATATGATGAAGATTCATTCCAGAAGAGACCACATCTTGAAATATCTGATGAGCATGAAGACACTGTTGATAATCTCAGTAGACATTAGTTGAATTACGCCTGTTTCCATTTTTTTACGGAATCCATAGAAGAGCGAAAATTGAGAACACAAATAACGAGAGTCAGGAAGGAATGCTGTAAAGAAATCTTTATTTAAAGTTTCAACATCTGAAGATTTTCAGTTACCTCTTGTAATACATGTTTGTTATATATGCCTAGTGCTGTTTTTTGATGTCAAAATTGGTTAAGTTGGTGGTAGGCAGTCTTCAGGGAGATAGCCTAGGTAGAGGGACCAATTCAAAAGCAAAGATGTTTAGCCCTCTTATGGTGTGATGGATTGATCCTCCAATTTTGTTATTGGCAAGCTCCCTCTATTTCTTTTtctacttttatttatttatttatttgttattttgttttaatttttgtaaagATTCCTACCCTTGTTAGATCAAATTTGGATTGGGGATAATTACCAAGGAAATGTTTGTACCATGCTAGCAATGAATGAAACTCAAAGCACCTAATACAATTCGCAAATCtgaaacagaagaaaaatttctaaaattAGAAAACTACCACCTGCTGATCACTAACCACACAATGTTATTCCTTGATCCAGAGATTCAAATccttcaaaatttgagaaactaAACAGATAGAAAACTGAACACGCTTTAACTTGAGTCTCCTAGACTTCACAGAATAATTAAGCACCTCCAAGCCTGCATATACATATAGAGATCCCTCTACTTGTAAATTTGTAACCCTAGTCTTAAGGAGGTGGCATGGTTCTTCCTACCGATAAATTTGTGCACTGTGATTTTCCTTAGAGACTGGGAGGCGGGAGCGGTCCTCAGAAGAGTCATAGGTTCTTTCAATAATCATCAGGCAATATATACATGAGGATTCCACTCAGTCCAGTGACTTCTTCTAGGATTGAAATGCCGGTTACATAATATTTCAGATATTTTTTTACAAGAAACGATTACCAAAAGGGCAAAATAAAATTATATCAGGACATGTTTATTATCTTTCTTTCATGACGACATTGCAGAAGAAAATCTCCTAGGTTGGAAGGTGCAGAAAGGAGATGGTGATTTGATAAATCATGAGCTCCGTCCAGATCATCACATGTATaaaaaggaggaaaaaaaaaatcccacacATAAATCCTTATCAACTTTAAAATTAAACACCATGTAGATTGCAGAGATAGAGTCATGAAGATGAAATTAGTAGTTATTAAACCATTACATAATATAATTATGATTGACATTATAAAAGAGGCTCGATCAGGGCGACTCTAAAATGAACAAAAGGTGATCTAGATCCTCCTGGTACATATTAATAATTACATTGCTCATATTTCTCCATAGAAAGTAATTAGTTATACTCTCATACTCTTACAGATATAGTTTAGCTTAGAACGATATTATAACAAAGACAAACTATGAGAAGCATGAAATAAGGTCCATGATTACTAGAAATTATTCAAAGGTGAAGAGAAGTGTCCACATCCGAATCATCAAGTTTGCTTGGTCTGCGCATGACGGCTTGATAATTTTGCTTGCTCTGCAAGTAACTGGGTTGGAGGTACATTGAGGCTTGGGGTTGTGGCTGACGCTGAGAACCTGTCATTTCAGATTGAAACACCAAGCCCTTCTGCTCAAAATGTGGGGCGGCTTGAGTTTGATTACCCCTCTCAGCAGATTCGGCTATGAGCTGCCTCAagagctctctctcctccctcatCTCCTTCGCTCTCTGCAGTTGCCTAAACCTCTCCTGCAACAAGGCAATGGAAGAATGAACTTTAACAGTCCCATCATTAAGGCTCTGTGATCTAGCCATagaaggaagaggaggagggtaGCGTAACTTTTAGTGAGACTATTGAGAAAGCCCTTAGGGAGTTAGAGGTGTGGCATTGGGGTTGTATTAGTTCCTATATATAGGACAGGGGGTTAAGTTTGAAAATCGTTATTAATCTATTCAAATTTTTAGCCATCTAGCAGATTCTGATCAATGATGTAAACAAAGAAATTGAAGTATCTGCAGTTGCGGTGCAAAGCGCCAAAGGCCAAGAAGGCAAAGTTTGGGGACTAATATTCTCACCAAGTTGGGTTTGGTAAATGTGAGAAGAGGCAGAAAGACGCAATAGGGAGAAGATGGTGGGAAAGAGAGTCCAAATGGATGTTGTGTTTGTGTAATGTAGCTATTGGAAAAGCTTTTGTGGAGGAATATGTGGATGGGTGATGCTTTGTCGCCTTGTCTCCAAGGAGAGTTGATGTGGCTTTGGAGAAGATGTTGCCTCTTTTGGTGAAGTTTTGGTGGGATCTTGTCATTATTTTTTACCTTGGCACATCCTTCTTTCACCGATGTGGAGTACCAAAAATAGTAGAGGCGCCATCGATGCAAAATTTCTATGGTATTCTGGATGATGACTTGCGGTTAAGTTTTTCTTCCGTTCGATGGGTAAACTATTTGATTCAGAATATATCATACTCCAAAACACCACAAAAAAGCTTGCCTAAGGATAACAAAAAATTTGAAAGAAATAaacctttttttctttggtctgaGAAACAAATAAACTTGGGGATGATTGATTACACGTACTTTCTTATGGAAATGAGAGAAAGAGAACCTACCAAAAGGCACATATGTCCCTCTATTGAGAGTTGGAgaaaccttttttttcttttaactttTCTGATTTGGTGTTTAGTTCTTGGAAGAAAACGGAAAGGAAGACATAGATATTAAATTGGATACCTTTTCTTGGTTGTTCTTATTTCATGGTTTGATTTACGAAGTTGATGATCAAATCACTAGATATAAGTATATTTACATGCCTATATATGTCAAAATCTTGATGAGATCTACAGCCActaaatatcaatcaaaatgaaacaCGTACCGTCACGTACATTACATTCATTAACTCTATAATtctattaaaattaaaatttctaaAATAAACTcggaagtttctatttttcaaactACATTATAAGCTCAACACTTTTCCGATATTTTGTTTTAGTACATTTCGAGTTAGTTTTTCCTCATAATTTTCATCAAATTTTGTTATGTCATTCATTACTTCCATATTCTCAAACTCTTGAAATATTGTTATTTCCATAAGGGATCTCGCTAATTATTCTTTTTTAAAGGAAGAGAGGATTGAGAGCTAATTAGCGCCATGATACAAGAAGTAGCGCCTGTGCAAGAAATTGCAAGCTACGCCTATACTAGCTGCTAGTGGCTCTAAATCTCTAACACAAAATGCATATCTAGTATTATTGGTAAGTGAGCAGATAGGGTACAATCTCAACTCTCTAGGTAGCCAAACAGAAAAACATTCCTCCGATACCTCATCCCAGATGTTGTGAAGCACGATACATGAAAAGTAGTACGCTTTTGATTTTGAATAGAGTGTTTTTGTCAAATTAGGAGGAGAAATTTTGGTTAATTACAAATTAAACATGACAAGTTAGGTTTAGGTTTAGGTTTAGGTTGACCTTTATGAGAAAGGAGCCTCGGACTTTGGACATAATGGTTGGACTGAGTGTTTAGACCTCCAATTAAGTCATCGTCGTTTTCATGTTCTTATTTAGATTTTTTGGATATATCATGATCATCGATAAAAATTTTCATGAAGTAGTAAGATATGGGTTTTACTCTCTATAATATAATGGCATGCCCTTGTGCATGGCTCGCTTAGATATGTAATTTGTAAATGTGATTATTGATATTCATAATAACCGTATAAACCTAAGAAGACGTAGAGCTATAGGTTGTATAAGACTTTTGTGTGTTTGTACTTGTTCTAACTTTGTTTCTGGGGTTTGTAATGTAATAATTGAAATACTAGATAGTGAGCTCCTTTGAAAACATGTCCATTATGGTTGGAACAGAATAAATTTGGATCGTTGGGGGTGGAGTTGGCAATGATCCATATAACATGATAAAACCAATTAACCTCAAAAACGAGGATGTTCCTTCAAGGAATAATGTATGGATTTTGATCAAATCAAGTTAAAGGGTTTCCAGAGAGGTTGAGATACAACAAGGTTTCTCTAGTTAAGTTCCACAAACGTTTTGGTATTTGGCCCTGAATAAAGTTGTCAGATAGGTCTAGTTCAAACCAATCCACTATGATTCTTTAAAAATCCCTGGATCTTGGTTAAATTTCATGAACCCAGTTTCAgaacttcaaacttcaaagcaGTAGCGCACAAACAACTTTTCATCCGCAGAGATAACATGTTGAATGATAATTGAAGTACCCTTAGGCCATCTCCTAGCCAAAATGagatttctagcatttttttttaaattatgaaCTCCAACAAGCAAAAGTCCACAGAGCTAAAGATGGGTCTAGGTTCAAAGTGGGGTGGGGAGGGCTGAAAATAGCCCTAAATGTGGCTCTTTTGGGCTCTTGTGGGACCCACAGACCCAATATCAATTATGCAGTTATGCTTTATTAACAAGGCTGCTGACCGTTGCAtgcatttgaaaaaaaaaaaaaaaatcaagttaTCAATTAAACATAGCTGCAACTACTAGCCgttgttctatttttttttaatatgtattAGTAACGTATATATCTGTGTTATCAAGAAAAAAAcagtcttttctttttctcactctacctatatatacatacattcTATTTTCTTAATTTCTCACACTTTCTACCTTCTCTTTTACCACCTCGACTTATTTGAAACATGCCCACTCATTCTCTCAAAGGTGtgaattggaaaagaaaaaaaaatgaagctctTTGTGTTGCATATATGAAAGTCTCCAAAATTCTACGAAAGGTAATAGCCAAAAGGAAGACAGCATTTGGAAACAAGTGGAGCGAAAATTCATCAACGTTTTCAATGGCAATCCTCCAAATGCATGATCGGATGAAAGTTGTAAGTCTCGATGACAAAAATTTCTCTTTCCATAGGTAGAGTTCCTACAAGAACACTTTGGTCCACCCCGGTGCAAAGAAACCTCCCGGTGTCcttggaagatgatgatgatgatcatatCGATAATAATTCAACAACAACTTTAACTAGGGATCCGATTCCTAGGCCGATGGGAAGAAATGCCGCAAGAAGAAAGCAAAtcaaagaccaaaaaaaggagaagaaagccTTTTGAAGATAAATTATTAGCTTGCATGGATCGATTGGCGGAAGATAATGCAAAGGTAGAAGAGGCAAAAGCAATAAGGGAGAAGATGAAGGAGGATCGacgagagagagatagagaagaagCTATTTTAATGATGCAAACCGTTAATTTTACTCAAGTGATCGATAATGGGTAGCGCGGCCTGGAACAAAACCACCCCATTTAGGTTGCTGTTGAAGTGGGTTAGTAGCCAACCAGCTAGCTGCTTTCGCCATAACTTGTGTTGTATTTCTTCGCCTCTACGCATCatattcttcatcttcctcGTCTTCACATCACCTCTCATTCCGCTGAGAAAACTAGTTGGAATTCATTGCAAAATTAATGAAAAGTTATAAATTGAACAAACAATTAGAGAGGAGACAAATGAGatagtgatatatatatatatacaaatcctatccagagcgatgcctcgctttgaaatttcagagcgaggttagggtttagggtcacttttcggtctcatatccacatctcgaccgttcaggttttaggtattaatatatagatcatctctacaaaatttcagccaaattgatgatctataaggtatctaactcatttaaatcaatggacgaactaaatatgtccaacctgaaccgtactagctttaaggcagttatcaatgccttcatgaccatcaatttgactgaaattttacagagatgatctatatattagtacctaaaatctgaacggtcgagatgtggatatgagaccgaaaagtgaccctaaacccaaacctcgctctgaaatttcagagcgaggcatcgctctagataggatctgtatatatatatatatatatatatatatatatatatatatatatatatatatatatatgcatctgAAACCATCATTTTTATTGAGGTTTGAAGCTGACGATAGAACCGCCACGTATGCATAAAATCTAATCAAAAATCTAGATAGTTGGTCACAACACGACACGTGACATTCAAAAATCCTATCGAAAAATTTGATAAGACTCTATAATGATTAGTTTTGTCACGTCGACACTATATCTAATCGGAAATCTAGAGATTTGCTTCTGAAAGGGCAATGGCACTTAAGAATCCTATCCGAAAATGTTATCAACAATACCACATAGATACCTCATCCAAATGTACACCTTAAAATATTAATTAgtctaaattaaaatattattataataaaataaatcataaaattgaaaaatataatGTAAAATCATATTTGAAATGGCTAAAACTTAGCCCTACCTTACTGGAGATAGTTCACTTGTTCATGAATAAAGAATAATATTTTTGGAGACTAAATTATAGCTCTGGCCCCAATATAACTCTCTTCTACTGGAAATGGCGTTAGCTTCTTGAGGCTGGAAAAAGTATCAAATTCAACTGATCCAATCAAGTAATTATCAAGAAATTCAAGATTATAAAGATAGAATAGGGACCTTGGAATTTCTCCTTGCAAATTGTTAAACCGAACATTTAAAAGAGTTAATTGGGTAAGCTTCGTAAGCCATGATGGGATTTCACCAGTTATATGTATACGTATGGTTATTGCCCAAGTTGAGCTCTCCAAGTTGAGTAAGGTTAGCCACAACGTGTGAACTCTTCCTTCAATTAAGTAGGTATGGCCAAGGCCCAAGTGGTGAAGTTTGGTTAGCTTTCCAATCCAAGACCAGGAATTAGCATCCAGGAGGTTAAAATTATTTGGTGAAATGTCTGAGTGAGCGAAATTACGGtcgaaaaagaaagaaagatcaaAGTAATTGAGATGAATGAGTTTTCCTAGTGAAGATGGAACATGAGGATGAAACTCACAGCTTTGTTACTATATTTTGCAAAGTATATAGTAAGCTGAGTTTTTGTCCATGTCCATGTAAAGTTTTAGATTAGCTAACTTTTTGAAAGCACTAGAAGTACATGTAATATGATCTCACCGAGACTCGTGGATGGTAATGTATATTTTGGATGCCACAAGATTTGGGATGATTTGTGCACATTTGTTGGAATCTTCATGACAAATATAGTGCGTCCTAAACTCCTAATAGTTAATAGAGGACATTTATTTgccttttttttataaatccTGTAATGTCTACAATGacctttttttttgaatttaaggACACTAAAGTGCGTGTCATCATATGTAATATATAACAGTTTGTTTAGCATATAAAGACATCATTTGCTATTCCTCCAATATGTACAAGTACATCTTTTTTAGCTAAGAGGACATTTCCAAAAAGTCGTACTAAATATATGAGGACGTTTTTTTGAGTTATAAGGACGTCTTTGGAATGTCTTAGCAAACAGTAGAGGATATTCTTTGAAAGCTAGAATGACCTTTTTCAAGCGTCCTAATAGACATTTAAAAATGGACTTACAATAACTTCTTGATAGAAGACATTCTTTTTAcgtgtcatctaaagtttttaaagattttttcgaacgtccttaaataattttttttgtggTAGTTTGAGTAACAGCAAAAGAAAGAGATGCACAGAAGAAACTTTGCACCACAGTGATCCCATTCTCATGGCAGtgtatttgatttgtttttgtttatgggCTTCGATCACAAAATGGATTGTGAGATTGAAGTTCTTTAACAGACACaagtaggcctcatcaaaaagcccgcggatcaagtgggccgatggaggcccgccggccctgagggctaaaagcccggcccggcccgttaaaaagcccgcctcgggtgggtagtgggccggcccgcaaaaagcccgcaaaagcccggcccgctaGGCCAGGCCCGTAAAAGCcggtaaaatattatatatatatatatatatatatatatatatctgtgtgtgtgtgtgtgtgtgtgtgtttatatatatatatatgtagatatgtgtgtgtgtgtgtttatatatatatatacacacatatagatatatatttgtgtgtgtttatatatatatatatgtgtgtgtgtgtgtgtgtgttatatatagatatatctatatatgtgtgtgtgtttataaatatatatatatatatatatatatatatatatatatatatatatatatatatatatcaatat harbors:
- the LOC133730753 gene encoding uncharacterized protein LOC133730753, translated to MARSQSLNDGTVKVHSSIALLQERFRQLQRAKEMREERELLRQLIAESAERGNQTQAAPHFEQKGLVFQSEMTGSQRQPQPQASMYLQPSYLQSKQNYQAVMRRPSKLDDSDVDTSLHL